Below is a window of Pseudarthrobacter equi DNA.
CAGCCGCCGTGACTTGTCGTTGAAAAGTGCCACGGCAAGGGCCAGGCCGCCGAACGTCAGGTAGACCTCGAGGAAGCCGGTCAGTCCACGGATCAGGGCGTGCCGGAAACGGATGGCCCCGCCGTCGTCCCGCACCACCCGGAGGCCTGCGGCAAGCTTGCCCAGGGACAGGCCCCGGCTCAGTGTTTCCAGCCCCACCGGGACAACCACCAGGCAGAAGACCACGCTGCACAGGACCAGCGCACGCATGGCGGCCTCGTCAAGGTCTTCGCCGGCTGTGGCGAGGCCGATCAGGATGACCACCAGTAGGACCACATTGAAGAGGACGTCGAGGAACAGTCCCAGGGCGCGCGCCGCAAAGGAGGCGGGGCGCAGTTCCAGGACCACGGCCTCACCGGTGATGATCGATCCCACGTGCGTATCCGTTTCCTTGCGGCTATGGTGCAGTCGGTCAAAGTCTAGTGCGGTGCCGCTAGGCTGGTGCCGTGGATATGGACGCCTTCTCCGCCGTCAACGCGGACAAGTGGTCGCGGCTGCACGAGCTTGCCCACAAGGGCAAGCTCAGCGGACCGGAGGCCGATGAGTTGCTTGCCCTGTACCAGGCCACATCCGCCCACCTGTCACTCATCCGCTCGGTTGCCCCGGAAAGCGGCCTGTCAGCATCCCTGTCAGCCACCCTGGCGCAGGCACGGACACGGTTCACCGGTGCACGGTCAAACCCCATGGCAGACCTCGAGCGGTTCTTCGTCCTCGCGCTGCCGGCAGCGTTCTACCGCCTGGCGTGGCTGACGCTTGCCTGTGGGGCCGCCTTCCTCATCATTGGCGCCGCCTACGCGGTCTGGATCGGATCGTCGCCCGAGGCCCTGCGCGCGGTGGCTTCGGAGGCTGCGGCCAAGCAGTACGTCGAAGAAGACTTCATTGACTACTACTCAGAGAACCCTGCCGCTTCCTTCGCAGGGGCAGTGTGGACCAACAACGCCTGGATCAGTGCCCAGGCTGTTGCCCTGGGCATCACCGGTGTGTGGGTGCCCATCATCCTCTTCACCAATGCCCAAGGCGTAGGTGTGGCGGCTGGCATTTTTGCCGCTGCCGGCAAGTCGGACGTCTTCTTCAGCTACATCCTTCCGCACGGCCTCATGGAACTCACCGCCGTCTTCATTGCCTGTGCCGCTGGCCTGCGGATCTTCTGGGCCATGGTGTCGCCGGGGCCACGAACCAGGCTGCGGGCTGTGGCGGAGGAAGGCCGTTCACTGGTCACCGTGGCGCTGGGCCTGGTCCTGGTGCTCTTCGTGTCCGGCCTCGTGGAAGGGTTCGTCACGCCCAGCCCGCTTCCAGTCTGGGCGAAGATTGCCATCGGCGCCGCCGTGCTGGCCTGCTACTGGACGTACGCCCTGGTATGGGGCCGCCGCGCCTACCTGGCGGGGGAGCGGGGCGACCTGCGCCGCGAGGATGCAGGCTACACCGAAATCGCTGCCTGAATCGTTGTAATTGCGCCGGGGTGGTTCCTCGCCCGCGTCAAGGAGCGGGCGGTAGGCTCGACAACAGATGAAGCGCGCCAGCCTATCCCAGCGCGGCGCGGACACCCCAACGGAAGTGACGCTGTTGTGAAAGACGAGACCCCGGCCCGCGCCAAAAGCGCCAAGCCGCAGCCCGAACCTTTCCTGGATACGTCAGGGGACTCGGACGAGCCCGCCTTCTCCTGGATGGCGGCTGACGCGGCGGACAACGGAGACACCGGCAAGGACACCACCCCGCGGGACCGGACCGTCAATGACGGCACCGGAAAGGAATCCCCGGCACTGGCGCGCACCGCCGACGGCGCCGGAAAGGGGAGCCCGACGCCGGCACGCACCGGGGATGGGACCGTCACGGAAGGCGCGGCCACGCCCGTGGACCAGCAGCCGGACAGCAGGTCCGGCCGCCGCGCCGCGGAAGCCGCCGACGAATCAGCCACCCAAAAACCTGCGGCCGTGCAGTCCCCTGCCGCCGGGACTTCCGCCGCAGGGTCCTCTGCTGCGGCACAATCCACCAGCAAGCCTGCCGGCAAGGGCGACGGCGGGTCGTTCCGCGAGCCGCTCCCCACGTCAGCGCTTTCTGTCCGCCCACCCGAAGAGGAAGTGGCGCGGCGCAACGCCGAGCGTGAGAGCGCGGCCAACGCCAAGCCGGTGGCACCGAGGGTCATGCAGGTCCTCCTTGCCATCTTCTTCCCGGTGGTCCTCCTGGTGCTCGCCGTCCGCGCAGTGACCAGCCCGCTGTTCCTGTGGATCGAATACAACCGCCCCGGGTTTCCCGGCGACGGCTACGGGTTCAGCACGGACGACAGGATGACCTACGGCTCCTACGCCGTCGACTACCTGAGCAACTGGGCCGGTCCGCGCTACCTCGGCGACCTGGTGCACCGCAGCGGCGACAAACTGTTCAAGGACGGCGAAGTCAGCCACATGGCCGACGTCAAGACCGTGATCCTTTCCACCTTCGGAGCGGGCACCCTGCTGCTGATCCTGGGCGTCATTGCCGTCCTGTATCTGCGCAAGCGCAGCGCCGGGGGAGTCCGGCGGGGCCTCTTCGCCGGGTCCATTGTCACGCTGGTCCTCATCCTGGGACTCGGCACGCTGGCGTTCCTGGGCTGGCAGCAGTTCTTCACCGAGTTCCACCGGATCTTCTTCGCTGACGGATCCTGGACCTTCAGCCTCGATGACACCCTGATCCGGCTGTTCCCCGGCCAGTTCTGGATGGACGCAGGCATTGTGATCGGGGGCCTGGTGCTCCTCGTGTCGCTGGTGACCCTGATCCTCACCTGGCCCACGCGCCGCCGTCGCGGCGTGGCCCGGACAGCGGAGGAACCCGCGGAGCCCGCTCAGGCGTAAAGTTTCGCTATCTCGGCGTCAAAATCGCTGACGACGGCGGACCGCTTCAGCTTCAGCGACGGCGTCAGGTGGCCGGATTCCACTGTGAACTCCGTGTCCAGGAGCGTGAACCGGCGGATGGATTCGGCCTTTGAGACCGAAAGGTTGGCGTGGTCCACCGCTTCCTGGACGGCCGCGAGGACCTCGGCGTCTGTGACGGCGGCCTGGCGCTCCAGTGGCTGCATCCCGCGCTCCGACCTCCAGTCGGCCAGCCCGTCCGGGTCCAGCGTGATCAGCGCCGACACGAACTTCTGGCCGTCACCCACCACCACGGCGTGGCCCACCAGCTGGTGCGCCCTGATGGTGTCTTCGAGTGGCCCAGGGGCGACGTTCTTTCCGCCGGCCGTGACCAGGATGTCCTTCTTCCGGCCCGTGACAGTGAGGAAGCCGTCCGGGTCCAGCTCCCCGAGGTCCCCGGTGCGGAAGAAGCCATCCACGAACGCCTCGGCATTGGCCTGTGGGTTGTTGTGGTACCCCTTGAACACGCCAATGCCTTTGACCAGGATCTCGCCATCCTGGGCCACCCTGATAGTGGTGCCTGGAATCGGAATGCCCACGGACCCGACGCGCGTCCGGGTGGGCGTGTTGGCTGTGCACGGCGCGGTGGTTTCGGTCAGGCCGTACCCTTCCAGCACCGGGATGCCTGCACCGCGAAAGAAGTGTGCGTCCTCCAGGGAAAGGTGGCTGGCTCCGGACACGGTGTAACCCACCTGGCCGCCCAGTGCCTGGCGCAGTCGGGGATAGAGCAGCCGGTCGAAAAGGCCGTGCCGGACCCGCAGGACGAACCCGGGCCCGGACCCCTCGCCGCGGCTTTGCCGGTCCTGTTCGGTGGAGTAGGAGATCGCTGCAGCCACGGCCGCGTGGAAGAGCCGGCCCTTCCCGGCCAGTGCTGCCTTATGCGCCGCGGTGGCGCGGACCTTTTCGAAGATCCGGGGGACCACCAGCAGGAAGGTGGGCTTGAACGTGCCCAGGTCCTCCAGCAGCTGCGCGGCGCCCTGGGTGTGTCCCAGGGTGGCCCCGGCGGAGAGGCAGACCACCTGCACCGCCCGGGCAAGGACGTGGGCGAGTGGCAGGAACATCAGGGTCCGGGACTGGTCCTGGACCAGGAGCTCCGGCAGGAATGCCACGATGTTCCGGGCCACCAGCGCGAAGTTGCCGTGGGTGATCTCGCACCCTTTGGGGCTGCCGGTGGTGCCGGACGTGTAGACCAGGGACGCGACGTCGTCGAGGCCCGCCGTGCTCCGCTGCCGTTCGAGTTCGGCGTCGCTGACTCCCGCCCCCGCAGCCGAAACGCTGGCGAGGTGCGGCGCTTCGCCGTCGTAATCCATGCGTATGACGTTGACCAAACGGTCCCGGAGCGTGGCCGAGCCGGCCACCACGCCGCTGACAAGTTCCGCCGTGGCATGGTCCTGGACAAAGACGCGGCGCGCTCCGGCATCGCGGAGGATCCAGTCCACCTGGCTGGCTGAGGATGTTTCGTAGATGGGTACGGTCACTCCGCCGGCGAACCAGATGGCGAAATCCACCAGGGTCCACTCGTAGGAGGTGGCAGACATGACGGCGACAGTGTCGCCCGGTTCGAGCCCGCCGGCGATCAGCCCCTTGGCGAGTGCGCTGACGTCCTGCAGGAACTTTCCGGCCGGTACATCCACCCACCCGTTCGGCCCTTTGCGCCGGTATAGAGCATGGGCGGGGTTGGCGGCGTGCCGTTCCAGCAACAGGTCGGTCACGTTGCTGGCGGCGTCCAGCCCGACCAACAGTTCAGTGCTTGCTTCTCTCACAACAGGTCTCCGTTCCGCAGCCAGGCCGCGGCAGCGGCGTCCATTTGGGGTCTGATGCCATCCTGCCCTAGATCCATGACGGCATCCACATGCGGACCCTCCAGGCGTCGTAGGGGATGACCTCCGCTGCCCATACAGGGTAGAAGAAGGCGGACAGCATGATCGCTGCCGCCACGAACAGGACCACCAGATACAGCCCCGAGCGGCGGCGCCACGGAGGATCGGACGCCCTGCCGAGGACAAGGCCCAGGCAATAGGCAAGAGCCAGCACCAGGAAGGGCTCGAAAGACACCGCGTAGAAATAGAACATCGTCCGGTCCGGATACATGAACCACGGCAGGTACCCTGCGGCAACGCCGGCCAGTATGGCGCCGGCGCGCCAGTCGCGCCGGCCCGCCCACCAGAACAGCAGGACAACCAGGGAGATGGCCGCAGCCCACCAGATCAGGGGGTTGCCCACGGACAGGATGGCCGAGGTGCACTTGGCGACGTCGCAGCCGGGGGTGCCCTGCTGCGGGGATTCATAGAAGAACGACGTCGGCCGGCCCAGTACCAGCCAGCTCCAGGCGCTGGCCTCGTAAGGATGCTCGGAACTCAGGCCCTGGTGGAAGGTGTAGGCCTCCTGGTGGTAATGGGCGAGTGACCGCACAGCGTCCGGCAACCAGCCCCACGTTGCTGAGGGGTTGTTTTCTGCCCAGTGGCGGAAGTAGCCGTTGTCGGACCGGAACCAGCCGATCCACGTCAGCGAGTAAACGACGGCG
It encodes the following:
- a CDS encoding RDD family protein, whose protein sequence is MGSIITGEAVVLELRPASFAARALGLFLDVLFNVVLLVVILIGLATAGEDLDEAAMRALVLCSVVFCLVVVPVGLETLSRGLSLGKLAAGLRVVRDDGGAIRFRHALIRGLTGFLEVYLTFGGLALAVALFNDKSRRLGDLMAGTYAIRTRVAAERPVPVSIPPGLRAWARTADIGRIPDATARRASQFIRQAARMAPLSRAGMAASIATELAAHVAPGPPPGTGPDDYLAAVVAERRNRELTKLARQRQRNTEVGERLQRLPFGS
- a CDS encoding stage II sporulation protein M translates to MDMDAFSAVNADKWSRLHELAHKGKLSGPEADELLALYQATSAHLSLIRSVAPESGLSASLSATLAQARTRFTGARSNPMADLERFFVLALPAAFYRLAWLTLACGAAFLIIGAAYAVWIGSSPEALRAVASEAAAKQYVEEDFIDYYSENPAASFAGAVWTNNAWISAQAVALGITGVWVPIILFTNAQGVGVAAGIFAAAGKSDVFFSYILPHGLMELTAVFIACAAGLRIFWAMVSPGPRTRLRAVAEEGRSLVTVALGLVLVLFVSGLVEGFVTPSPLPVWAKIAIGAAVLACYWTYALVWGRRAYLAGERGDLRREDAGYTEIAA
- a CDS encoding TIGR01906 family membrane protein produces the protein MKDETPARAKSAKPQPEPFLDTSGDSDEPAFSWMAADAADNGDTGKDTTPRDRTVNDGTGKESPALARTADGAGKGSPTPARTGDGTVTEGAATPVDQQPDSRSGRRAAEAADESATQKPAAVQSPAAGTSAAGSSAAAQSTSKPAGKGDGGSFREPLPTSALSVRPPEEEVARRNAERESAANAKPVAPRVMQVLLAIFFPVVLLVLAVRAVTSPLFLWIEYNRPGFPGDGYGFSTDDRMTYGSYAVDYLSNWAGPRYLGDLVHRSGDKLFKDGEVSHMADVKTVILSTFGAGTLLLILGVIAVLYLRKRSAGGVRRGLFAGSIVTLVLILGLGTLAFLGWQQFFTEFHRIFFADGSWTFSLDDTLIRLFPGQFWMDAGIVIGGLVLLVSLVTLILTWPTRRRRGVARTAEEPAEPAQA
- a CDS encoding AMP-dependent synthetase/ligase, whose translation is MREASTELLVGLDAASNVTDLLLERHAANPAHALYRRKGPNGWVDVPAGKFLQDVSALAKGLIAGGLEPGDTVAVMSATSYEWTLVDFAIWFAGGVTVPIYETSSASQVDWILRDAGARRVFVQDHATAELVSGVVAGSATLRDRLVNVIRMDYDGEAPHLASVSAAGAGVSDAELERQRSTAGLDDVASLVYTSGTTGSPKGCEITHGNFALVARNIVAFLPELLVQDQSRTLMFLPLAHVLARAVQVVCLSAGATLGHTQGAAQLLEDLGTFKPTFLLVVPRIFEKVRATAAHKAALAGKGRLFHAAVAAAISYSTEQDRQSRGEGSGPGFVLRVRHGLFDRLLYPRLRQALGGQVGYTVSGASHLSLEDAHFFRGAGIPVLEGYGLTETTAPCTANTPTRTRVGSVGIPIPGTTIRVAQDGEILVKGIGVFKGYHNNPQANAEAFVDGFFRTGDLGELDPDGFLTVTGRKKDILVTAGGKNVAPGPLEDTIRAHQLVGHAVVVGDGQKFVSALITLDPDGLADWRSERGMQPLERQAAVTDAEVLAAVQEAVDHANLSVSKAESIRRFTLLDTEFTVESGHLTPSLKLKRSAVVSDFDAEIAKLYA